DNA sequence from the Tissierella sp. MB52-C2 genome:
AAAGTTTAGTTATACCTACATTTTCTACTATGGAATCTATTAGTACCTTAGGCAAATAGATACTAAGTAATGGTCCAAGGACTAATAAAGGAATCTGCATAATGAAAAACCCAAATAATCCCTTATCCCAATTCCACATATTTTTAATTAAATACCTTAGATTCTCAAATAAAGAATATTTTTTCTTCAAAATATTTTCTTCCATAATCTTCATCACCTCAACTATATCATAGCATTACATCCATATTTATGTAAAAAAAAGCACCAATGGTTCAATTTATGACACCAATGGTACTATATTGATAAAATTATTTCTGTTGCAAAAACACCTTCTTCATTTTGTCTATTTATAAATCCATTATATTTTTTTACTATACTATCCACCCTTTTTAAGCCAAACCCATGATTTAGCCCCAGTTTTGTAGTTAGATATTCTAAGTTAATTTTCTTTACTTCCCCACCTACAGAGTTAGTTATGGATATATATAATTGTCCTTTCATTTCTCTTATATAGATTCTTATGAATCTTTCATCTAAATTCTCCAATTTCATAGTAGCCTCCATAGCATTATCCATTAGATTTCCAATAATCACACAAAGATCCATATCTAAAATCTTTAAATCCTTTGGAACTGTTGCTTTAGCATTAATTTTTATATCATTACTAATAGCCATGGATAATTTACTATTTAAAATTGCGTCTACCATTATGTTTCCTGTTTTAACAACTATATCTATATTGGTTAAATCCTTATCTAATTCATTTAGATATTTGTCCATATCTTCATATTTTCCTAAGGAGAGATATGCCTTCATCACCTGTATATGATTATGGTAATCATGTCTCCATCCTCTCATTTGCTTGTAGATATTTTCCACTTCATTGAAATGTTTTGATACAAGGTCATTTTGATAGTTTCTAATTCTACTATCTACTAACTTATTGAATAAATATCTACCTAGAAAAAATATAATTCCCATGAATAGAGGAAATCCTACAATAAAAGTTAAAACCTTATTATTCATCCACTCCACCTCTAAAGTATCTAATAAATTCCATATTAACTTTAGAATATAGCCTTCTGCTTACAGGAATAGTATCCTTATTATCTAACTTTATATCTGTTTTTCCTATTCTATTTATATGCATTAATCCCACTATATAGGACCTATGGCATCTGATGAAAAGTTTTTCATCTAATTCCTTTTCTATAACACCGATATTTTTGCGAGTAGTATACTTTTTATCTATTGTATAGATATCTATGGAGTGGGAAAAGGCTTCTATATATATTATATCTTTCTCCTTTATTCGAATAGTTTCTCCTTCTACATCTACAAGGATTATCTTCTCTTCTATATAAATCTTTTTCTTTGCCTTATCTAGACATTCATATAGTTTGGTTTCCACTATGGGTTTAATTAAATAGTTTATGGCATCTACTTCATAACCTTCTCCTATATAATCTGGGATAGCTGTAATAAAGATTATGTTTAATAAATTATCTTCTTGTCTTATTTTTTTCGCCAAGTCTACTCCATTTATTCCCGCCATTTCTATATCTAAAAGGAGTATGTTATATTTTTTATCCATACTCCAACTGAATTCAAAGGATTCACCACTATAAAAGCACTCTATATTTATTCTTAGATTGTTTTTATCTGCCCAGTTAATCACATAGGTTTCCAATAATTTTACCTGTATCTTCTCATCATCACAAATTGCTATATTAATTATCTCAGACATCTTAGTCCTCCTATGATATAATATTGTAAGATATTATATCATATTTAAATTTGTGAAGACTATTCTTTGCCAAATAATCTTTCAAAGTATCTCTTAATAATTGTATACCACTTAGCTTTATTTACGTCTTCCTTAATCAAAATATCTGTTTCAAATATTATATTGCCATTCTCTACTACCTTAGCCTTCCCTATGACAGTATCTTTTTTTATAGGTAATTTTATATTTTCATCTATATCTATATTCACATCTATATTTTCATCATTTCTTATTAATTTTGAAAATTCTTCTTCAGGGAATATATCTACTTTTGTAATATCTCCTTTGGGAAATTCTAAAGTTTTTAATGTGGTATTCTCATCTAAAAATATTTTATGAGAGTAGTTATGAATCCCATATTCTACTAGAATTTTAGACATTATATTTCTTTTTTCAAAATCCTTAGCACCCATTATTATAGCTATAAGTCTTAAATCTTTACTTTCTGTAGCTTTACCGTCTATGGTAAATGTGGATACATAACTATATCCTGCCTTATTTGTAAAGCCTGTCTTTAAACCATCTACACCTTTTATTTCATTTAATAGAGGATTAGTATTTAACTCAAAATAATTTCTATCTATATTTTCTATTGCCCTCATTGTAGAAATATCCAATATCTCAGGATATTTGCTAATTATATATTGGGATAAAAGAAATATTTCCTTTGTGGTCATTTTATTTTGTAAATCTTTTCCTTGTATTGGAAGTCCTGTAGAATTATAAAACTCCCCATGGCTAATACCTATCTCTTTTGCTTTTTCATTCATTAACCTTACAAAATTTTCTTCTGTTCCCCCTACATATTTTGCCAATGCATATGCTGCATCATTTCCAGATACAACTATAGCTGCATCAATTAATTCCTTTACTGAAAATGCTTCTCCTACATTTACTTTAAAACTAGACCCTTTTATTTTTGTAGTATCTTTATCTATGGTTATAATGTCGTCCAAGGAAATATCTCCCTTTGATACTTTATCCATTACTACCAAATAAGACATTAACTTAGATATACTTGCTATTTCTACTACTTCATCTATATTATATTGTTCTAATATTTCACCAGTTTCAAAGTCAGCTAAAATATATGACCTTAGATTTTCTTCTAAAATAATAGGAATATATGTATCTATGTTATCTCCATAAGATATGGTACTTGTTATTGTAATCATTAAAATTAATAAAATTGATAATAGTCTTTTCATAAAACCCCTCCATACCTATTGTAACAAAAAAATATCTATATTTATATAATGTATTAGATATTTACTACAAATATTAAATAATGAGAGTAAATAAAATAAAGCAGAGAACCTGGTATGTGATATGCTCCCCTTATGGTAGACAGATTAAATAAAAAAATCTGATACCAAAGGGGAGTTTTTTATGTCTAAAAGAAGTAAGTATACTAAAGAACAGAAATATGCCATCTTAAAAGGAATAGAATTTGGTGAGTTGTCTATAGAAGATTATTGTAAAAAATTTAATATTTCTGAATCAACTTATTCAAATTGGAAGTTTTTATACGAAACATACGGAATTGAATCTCTGGAAGAAAGTAAAACCTGGAAAAAATATCCCAAAGAATTAAAAGAGAAAGCAGTTTTAGAATACTTAAATGGTTGGGATTCACAAGTAAATATTTGTAGAAAGTATGCAATATCATCACATTCAACGTTACAGAGATGGATTAAAAGGTATAATAGTCATAACGAATTAAATACTACAAAAGGTAGGGTTGATGCTGTTATGACTAAAGGTAGAAAGACTAGTCTAGAAGAAAGAATAGAGATCGCTAAATACTGTATAAATCAAAATAAAAATTATCAAGAGACCTCGGAAACTTATGAAGTTTCATATCAACAAGTCTATCAGTGGGTTAGAAAGTTTGAAGAACTAGGAGAGGATGGACTTATTGATTGTAGGGGTAAGGCTAAAGTAGAATTAAGTTTAGAAGATAAAGAAAAAAATGAATTAAGGAAATTAAAAAAAGAAAATGAAAGATTAAGAATGGAAAATGATTTTCTAAAAAAGTTGCAGGAGCTAGAAAGGAGGGGGTATTAGGCTCATATTTATCCAAGCTTAAATATGAAGCCATAGAACTCCTGAATAAAGAGAATAATTATTCCATAACTTCCTTATGTCAGATAGCAGATATTTCAAGATCATCCTATTATAAATGGCTTAATACAACGGAAACAAAAATGAGAAAATTAATGACGGTTTGATTAAAGAAATTATCTCTTTATATGAAGAAGTAGATGGGATCTATGGTTATAGAAGAATTACCATGAATATCAATCGTAAATTAAATAGTAAATATAATCATAAAAGAATATATCGACTTATGAAAATATTGGGATTAAAATCAGTAATTAGAGTCAAAAAGAAAAGATATATAAAAGTGTCCGCTGAAGAAATTGCAAAAAACAAATTAAATAGAGAATTCTCAGCATCTAAATTTAATGAAAAATGGTTATCCGATGTTACAGAATTTAAGTATGGTGTTGGCAAGAAGGCCTATTTAAGTGCCATTTTAGACCTTTATGATAATAGCATTGTTGCTTATGAAATCGGACATAGAAACAATAATTCATTAGTATTTAGAACATTTGATAAAGCCATTGAATCCAATCCTGGTGCAAGACCTTTATTTCATAGTGATAGAGGCTACCAATATACCTCATATGGGTTTAGAAAAAGACTGGAGATAAATGGTATGGAGCAAAGTATGTCAAGAGCTGGTAAATGCATTGATAACGGTCCTATGGAGAATTTTTGGGGGATATTAAAATCAGAAAGATATTATCTTAAAGGGAAATATGATACCTATGAAGAATTGAAAAATGATATTAAAGGCTACATAAAATTTTATAACAACAAAAGGTTACAAGAAAGATTAAACAGCATGAGTCCACTTGAATACAGAGCTCATGCTGCTTAGAATATTTTATTTATTTAAATTGTCTACTTGACAGGGTGCAGTTCAATGTTCTCTGCTTTATTTTATTTATTACCTTTTAAATACTCCTTTACTAAAGGTTCAAAGGATGTATTTGTCACTTCTTCACAGACTTTAATAAAATCTTCAGTTGTTGCTATATGAAATTTATATCTTTCATAGTATTTACTTAATATCTCATATAGTACTTCTTCTCCAAAGTCTTCTTTTATTCTATCTATAAACATAGCACCTCTTAGATATACTAGGATAGAGTAATCATCCCATCCTGCAAATTCTTCTAAAGGTTTATTTACTACTTCATTTCCTATATACTTATATTGAGTTGCGTATTCATATCCTAATTTTATATTTTCATTATAATAATCCTTAGCTTCTCTTTCTCCCTTAGTTTCATTTACATATATTAATTCTGAATATGTGGCTAAACTTTCATCTAGCCAGGCCTCAGCTACTTGATTGTTTCCCACTAAACCATACCACCATTGATGGGCTGTTTCATGGACTATGACTTTTTCCAATATACTTGTTAAATGTCTATAAAAATAATCATTAGATATAAAGACTATACCAGGGTACTCCATACCAGAAGGAAATTCTGTATTTACTATGGAATATATGCCATAAGGGTATTTGCCAAAGATTCTATTAAAAGTTAATAAAGATTGCTCTCCTATTTCTAAGGTCTTATCTATCATATGAGAATTATCATTTACTGAATAAACCTTAACTATTGTATCATCTACTTTCTTTTCCTTAACTACAAAATCTTTACTTGCGACCCAAGCAAAATCTCTTATTAGCTTTCCTTCAATATTATATATCTTTTTACCTTTGCTTTCTTTTTCTGATAAGATTTTTCCACTGGAGGCAACTATCATTTCCTTAGGTACTGTAATAGTTACATCATAATCAGATACCTGACTATAGAAAGGATCTCCTATTTTATAATATGGGTCTAAGTTCCAGCCTTTTTCATCATATACACAGACTATAGGATACCAGTTTCCAAAATTTATTCCCTTATCATGGTATCCAAATCTATCCTTTGTAGTGGGTAATTTCACCTTATATTCTAGATAGATTTCCGTTGATTCACCTTTTTGTAATGTTTCATTAAGTCTTACATGAAGAATAGTATCTGCATCCTTATCTATATTCCATTCTAAATCCTTATTTTCAAAACTTACTTTTTCTATATCTATAAAGCCCCCCCTATAATTTAAAGAATCTATATTCTCTCCTAAATTAAATAAAACAGGTGCATCTTCCAAGGTTTTAAAGGCATTGGGATAAAGGTGGAAATATAGTTCTTCTAAATCTACATCTGTATTATTAGTATAGATAAGAGTCTGTTTTCCAGTATATGTCATGGTTTCAGCATCTAATTCTACGTCTATTTTATATTTGTTTATATTTGATTCATCTACTCCATTTGAGTTTTTAATGACTATTGTATCTGGGTTTAATTGCTGACTTTCTAGTCTACATCCTGATGATAATATAAACATTACAATTATAATGAATAGTCTAAATTTTTTCATAATATCCCTCCATATATTAATATTACCTATATATAGAAAATTTATCAATGAAAACTTTTGATATAATTAAAAAACCTAGGATTATATAACCCTAGGTTTTTTATTATTTTCTTTTAAACAAAGAATTAAAAAACTCTTTTATGGCATCTAATATCTTCTGAAGCAATGACTTCACTTCTTCATTATTTTTTAATGTTTCATCAAGTTTTTGACCAATGCCTTTTAGTTGTTCTTTAATTTGTTCTGTATTTAGATCTAGATTACCTATTTTTTCCATTAATTTTGTAATATCTTTTATTTGATCTGTATTTAAATTTATATCCAATTTTCCTGCAATTTCAATAATAATCTTTTTTATTTCCTCTGGAGCCTTTACATTCTTTTCTATAACCTTTTCTTTTACTTCTCTAATTAATTCACTAGCCTTTTCTTTACCTATTATTTCTCCCAATTCTCCTGTTTGAATAATTTCTTCATTGGCTACTTTCTTCTGGTCTTCACTTATTTCTATACCTGTTGCCTGTTCAAAAGCCTTTAGTAT
Encoded proteins:
- a CDS encoding GHKL domain-containing protein, translated to MNNKVLTFIVGFPLFMGIIFFLGRYLFNKLVDSRIRNYQNDLVSKHFNEVENIYKQMRGWRHDYHNHIQVMKAYLSLGKYEDMDKYLNELDKDLTNIDIVVKTGNIMVDAILNSKLSMAISNDIKINAKATVPKDLKILDMDLCVIIGNLMDNAMEATMKLENLDERFIRIYIREMKGQLYISITNSVGGEVKKINLEYLTTKLGLNHGFGLKRVDSIVKKYNGFINRQNEEGVFATEIILSI
- a CDS encoding LytTR family DNA-binding domain-containing protein, translating into MSEIINIAICDDEKIQVKLLETYVINWADKNNLRINIECFYSGESFEFSWSMDKKYNILLLDIEMAGINGVDLAKKIRQEDNLLNIIFITAIPDYIGEGYEVDAINYLIKPIVETKLYECLDKAKKKIYIEEKIILVDVEGETIRIKEKDIIYIEAFSHSIDIYTIDKKYTTRKNIGVIEKELDEKLFIRCHRSYIVGLMHINRIGKTDIKLDNKDTIPVSRRLYSKVNMEFIRYFRGGVDE
- a CDS encoding D-alanyl-D-alanine carboxypeptidase family protein codes for the protein MKRLLSILLILMITITSTISYGDNIDTYIPIILEENLRSYILADFETGEILEQYNIDEVVEIASISKLMSYLVVMDKVSKGDISLDDIITIDKDTTKIKGSSFKVNVGEAFSVKELIDAAIVVSGNDAAYALAKYVGGTEENFVRLMNEKAKEIGISHGEFYNSTGLPIQGKDLQNKMTTKEIFLLSQYIISKYPEILDISTMRAIENIDRNYFELNTNPLLNEIKGVDGLKTGFTNKAGYSYVSTFTIDGKATESKDLRLIAIIMGAKDFEKRNIMSKILVEYGIHNYSHKIFLDENTTLKTLEFPKGDITKVDIFPEEEFSKLIRNDENIDVNIDIDENIKLPIKKDTVIGKAKVVENGNIIFETDILIKEDVNKAKWYTIIKRYFERLFGKE
- a CDS encoding M1 family metallopeptidase, which produces MKKFRLFIIIVMFILSSGCRLESQQLNPDTIVIKNSNGVDESNINKYKIDVELDAETMTYTGKQTLIYTNNTDVDLEELYFHLYPNAFKTLEDAPVLFNLGENIDSLNYRGGFIDIEKVSFENKDLEWNIDKDADTILHVRLNETLQKGESTEIYLEYKVKLPTTKDRFGYHDKGINFGNWYPIVCVYDEKGWNLDPYYKIGDPFYSQVSDYDVTITVPKEMIVASSGKILSEKESKGKKIYNIEGKLIRDFAWVASKDFVVKEKKVDDTIVKVYSVNDNSHMIDKTLEIGEQSLLTFNRIFGKYPYGIYSIVNTEFPSGMEYPGIVFISNDYFYRHLTSILEKVIVHETAHQWWYGLVGNNQVAEAWLDESLATYSELIYVNETKGEREAKDYYNENIKLGYEYATQYKYIGNEVVNKPLEEFAGWDDYSILVYLRGAMFIDRIKEDFGEEVLYEILSKYYERYKFHIATTEDFIKVCEEVTNTSFEPLVKEYLKGNK
- a CDS encoding DUF1002 domain-containing protein; this encodes MKNKKLIINITIILSLVFMFNAFAYGDSTKVVTLGKNLNEDQRKQMLNLFNVNKNEATIIEVNNEEERKYLEGVASEGQLGKITISSSYVELLEEGSGIDVQTYNISWATEEMYSSALITAGVRDAKVIAAAPYPVSGTGALTGILKAFEQATGIEISEDQKKVANEEIIQTGELGEIIGKEKASELIREVKEKVIEKNVKAPEEIKKIIIEIAGKLDINLNTDQIKDITKLMEKIGNLDLNTEQIKEQLKGIGQKLDETLKNNEEVKSLLQKILDAIKEFFNSLFKRK